One region of Drosophila teissieri strain GT53w chromosome 2L, Prin_Dtei_1.1, whole genome shotgun sequence genomic DNA includes:
- the LOC122626333 gene encoding LOW QUALITY PROTEIN: dynein axonemal light chain 1 (The sequence of the model RefSeq protein was modified relative to this genomic sequence to represent the inferred CDS: inserted 1 base in 1 codon): protein MSKPTSLKDALAKWEDRNKQPAITATEIGLQFQYPPIEKMDPILNTLTECQKLSLSSNMIEKISGISGMKNLRVLSLARNNLKTLNGIEPLADTLEELWVSYNNIEKIKPLESMKALRVFYISCNMIKDWAEFMRMGVPPXLGEITFVGNPLNENMDPTAFTAEAVRRLPNMKKLDGEPVIR, encoded by the exons ATGTCGAAGCCGACAAGCCTAAAGGACGCATTGGCCAAGTGGGAGGATCGCAACAAACAACCAGCCATCACTGCCACGGAGATTGGACTTCAGTTCCAGTATCCGCCGATCGAGAAAATGGATCCCATTCTCAACACTCTAACCGAGTGCCAAAAGCTCAGCTTGTCCTCAAATATGATTGAGAAGATTTCTGGAATTTCGGGAATGAAGAACCTGAGGGTCCTGAGCCTGGCACGTAATAATCTTAAGACGCTCAACGGCATAGAACCACTGGCCGATACTCTGGAGGAGTTGTGGGTCAGCTACAACAACATTGAGAAGATAAAGCCCCTGGAGTCGATGAAGGCCCTGCGGGTGTTTTACATATCCTGCAATATGATCAAGGACTGGGCGGAGTTCATGCGCATGGGTGTACCAC ACCTCGGCGAGATCACGTTTGTGGGAAATCCTTTGAACGAGAACATGGACCCCACAGCCTTCACTGCCGAGGCAGTCCGTCGTCTGCCCAACATGAAGAAACTCGATGGGGAGCCTGTCATTCGTTAG
- the LOC122611675 gene encoding keratin-associated protein 5-2, which translates to MSCAAPRCRPQFGSCGSGCKPSGGGGCCGSCCGGGSCCRGGCCGAGGCCASGGCCGGSCGGSCGGSCGGSCGPPPCAVVSYRLTCGPVGPLLPCMKCTCNCGCCSGGCAPPFYFVPNKCKNCWEWGCFGPLY; encoded by the coding sequence ATGAGTTGCGCTGCACCGCGATGCCGACCGCAGTTTGGATCCTGTGGGTCTGGTTGTAAGCCCTCTGGCGGAGGAGGCTGCTGCGGATCCTGCTGCGGAGGTGGTTCCTGCTGCAGGGGTGGCTGCTGCGGCGCAGGAGGGTGCTGCGCCTCAGGAGGGTGCTGCGGCGGATCCTGTGGTGGATCATGTGGTGGATCCTGCGGCGGATCCTGTGGCCCACCGCCCTGCGCCGTGGTCTCGTACCGCCTGACCTGCGGTCCCGTGGGTCCCCTGCTGCCCTGCATGAAGTGCACCTGCAACTGCGGATGTTGCAGCGGCGGCTGTGCGCCGCCCTTCTATTTTGTGCCGAACAAATGCAAGAATTGCTGGGAGTGGGGCTGCTTTGGGCCGCTGTACTAG
- the LOC122611679 gene encoding male-specific sperm protein Mst84Db — MCGGWACASYNIACCNPRLSTLRFSGRCFAPTPCGPCDDCSIYGGCCGGCCGC; from the coding sequence ATGTGTGGTGGCTGGGCCTGTGCCTCCTACAACATCGCCTGCTGCAATCCCCGCCTGTCGACACTGCGATTCTCTGGCCGCTGTTTCGCACCCACGCCCTGCGGTCCATGTGATGACTGCTCCATTTACGGCGgttgctgcggcggctgctgtgGGTGCTAG
- the LOC122611676 gene encoding uncharacterized protein LOC122611676, whose protein sequence is MCGGWACASYDLACNNPPLSTLRFTGRDFIPTPCGPCDKCYVLDTSRKKNTNNCYVPHILSPLEAQLCTLDSSQQKKEDK, encoded by the coding sequence ATGTGCGGTGGCTGGGCTTGTGCCTCCTACGACCTGGCCTGCAATAATCCTCCCTTGTCCACACTGCGTTTCACCGGTCGGGACTTTATACCCACGCCCTGCGGTCCTTGCGATAAGTGTTATGTTCTAGATACTAGCCGCAAGAAGAACACCAACAACTGCTATGTTCCGCACATCCTGTCCCCACTGGAGGCACAGCTCTGCACGCTGGACAGTAGTCAGCAAAAAAAGGAAGACAAGTAA
- the LOC122611680 gene encoding uncharacterized protein LOC122611680 has protein sequence MRECSSRNNTRLLSVVIVIDQRLRIDTCRYLIEILSRRITGD, from the coding sequence ATGAGAGAGTGCTCATCGCGCAACAATACGCGTCTACTTAGTGTGGTAATCGTAATCGATCAACGTCTCAGAATCGACACTTGTCGATATTTAATCGAGATCCTATCTCGCCGCATAACAGGCGATTAA